Below is a genomic region from Phoenix dactylifera cultivar Barhee BC4 unplaced genomic scaffold, palm_55x_up_171113_PBpolish2nd_filt_p 001759F, whole genome shotgun sequence.
tttcCAACTCAAGTCATGAACAAACTCCCAATCGTAAAGTACATAACagtttataaaattaaatattaatttctaattctaacacataatgccaataataatttaatagtttatgaaattaaatgcttaattctaattctaacatataatgccaataataaatcatGCATCAACATATGCAtgatacatgttaaaattctactttaaagcaataggtcacctacctgggTTTGCTTAAAAttcctgccacagatatcacgaacccctgattaaacataaatattaattatttaattaatttagaaacataatttaaactaattccaaccccttaaactcctaagttcaaagatccAAGAATGGGTCCCCAAAATCAAGCATAGACCCTAAGAATAAATAGACTAAATCCCAAAAAGCAGAATTCTTTAAACCCAAAaccaattgtggcccaacacagattaggcccaactgaaccaaaccagattacaGGTCCAAATCAAATCTCGGGCCCAAACCAACCCAGCCCACAGATCTAATTAGGTCCAACTCAGCCCAACACAGATccctagcccaacccaaaccaggtcTGATCAGACCATAACAAAACTCATTCATGGaataggtggaaccggttcacaaTGTAAACCCGGTTCAAAGTCTGGTTCACCCTTAAGGCACGGctttcaaagcaaggaaaaacccAGGctgaataaagaagaagaagaagaagagaagaagaagaagaaggagaagaagggaggagggttgctggtggttccggtcggccctcggcggtcgaccgtggccctcggcggcggcgctcggctaGCCGCCGTCGGCTACCCCACCATCACGAGCGgcggaagaggagaaggagaggaagaaaaggaggaagaagggaaggaaagagagaggccGGGGCTGGAAGGCCCGGCCCCCGTTCatccacctccggccgaacctATTTCGGCCCGAATTGACCACGGCCGGCCGccgtcggccggccgaatcTCCCAAAAAGGAACttccccgaaacaggggaagtaaaACCCACTGATTCCCATCGTTTCTCTCcccttaaatcaaaaaaaaaaataggtctatgttgtcttgctcacctccggtcgtcgacgagtgtttccccggcggcgatggcggctcTGGGGACGACGAGGCTCCGGCGATCTTCTcaaaagaggggaaaaagaagaggaagggatggGAAGGGATGGGCTctcagagaaaagagaaagggagagagagagagagagagggagggagagaggggaagagggaagagggaagagggggggtggggcggagatcccgctggccgttcggccggcgtgttCATCGTGGGAAGACCACAATGAACAgactgaagtcggcatccattgccgacttcagttcattGGGCCCAAGAACGGGCCCAATTTCAGGTCTTTACAGGATCTCTTTACTTTGTCTTCACTTTGTGCAAAATCTTCAGATGAGGCCAAGTTTCCACCTATTAGGCCTAGATGATGAGAATGAGGTTGCTTCAAAGATGGAGACTAGCTCCATACGTCAGCTTTGGCATCAAAATGGGAGGTGCCCCAAGGACACCATCCCTATTAGGAGGACCAAGAAGGATGATGTGATGAGAGCTAGCTCTGTCGAAAGATACGGAAAGAAGAGGCACCATCCCTAGTAGGAGGACCAAGAAGGATGATGTGAACAATGGATggacaacaaaaataaatatttttctttatgtatATTCAAGTAATTTAATAGcccgaaagaaagagagagaaaatcttGTTATGGAAATCCTTCATTATGGAGGAAACAATTGATGGACAATTAATTTGATAATCAGATAAGCTTTTTCAATTAATACACAAAATTAAGCAGAATCTGTGGCATTTAATTTAAGTAAGATATTCTTTGATATATAAGTAAGATATTCTTTGATATATAATAGGCAACCAGGAAGAAGAagtttgttatatatatattggatggtgtatgtttttattttcattgaaaGGGTTTGAAAGAAAGGGCTATGGAGGTGCACAATAGTATGAGCCATGGCCTAGTCGCGCTATTGCTGGTGATGATTTGCTTATCTTGCATCATGGCTAGAGTGTGGGCTACAATCGAGCAGTTCGAGGTGCAGCAACACCTGATTCGATTGGATAAACCTATCAAAAGCATCAAGGTCTACCATCCCACTATTCTttcaattattcttttttttttggattttttggtAAGAAAACATTTTTTGTTCATTGTAAAAGAGTTTTAAGaagattttataaattatttttaatcagaaatgtattttgaaatattttttgttttcaccTTTTTTGTTGGTTCAGTACAATCCCATCAAGTTTCTACTGTAATTTTCCTCTTCTATCacacttatttttttttggcatttttcACTGTTATGCTTCTTAATTTGTGGTTTCATTTGCTCTAATGTTTGTTTCTTTAAAAAGAGCCCGGATGGGGATATCATAGACTGTGTCCATATCTCTCATCAGCCAGCCTTCGATCATCCTTCGCTCAAAAACCATACTATCCAGGTGTGCTCTCTTCCCTTCACACTTTCTATTCTTTTCAAGTCCTTCACCTTTCACTTAATGTTTACACCTAGCAGTCTCTTTACTTTGTCTTCACTTTATGCAAAATCTTCAGATGAGACCAAGTTTCCACCCATTAGGCTTATATGATGAGAAGAGGGTGGCATCAAAGATGGAAACTAGCTCCATACCTCAACTTTGGCATCAAAATGGGAGGTGCCCAGAGGACACCATCCCTATTAGGAGGACTAAGAAGGGCGATGTGCCGAGGGCTAGCTTTATCGAAAGATTTGGAAAGAACATGCGTAGGACAATCCTAAATGCAACTTCTATAGAATCCAACAGGAATAATAATAGGCATGAGGTATatagttttgaaaatttatgaaaaggaGTAACCTTGGAGTGAAGTATCTCTAACCTTTCCCATTTGTGTTTGTTGGTGGGTTTTCTTGAGTAGCATGCAATTGTTTATGTAAGGGGAGGTAAGTACTATGGAGCAAAGGCAACCATAAATGTGTGGAACCCGAAGCTGGAACACGAAGATGAGTTCAGTCTGTCTCAACTTTGGATTCTTGGG
It encodes:
- the LOC120109053 gene encoding uncharacterized protein LOC120109053, with amino-acid sequence MEVHNSMSHGLVALLLVMICLSCIMARVWATIEQFEVQQHLIRLDKPIKSIKSPDGDIIDCVHISHQPAFDHPSLKNHTIQMRPSFHPLGLYDEKRVASKMETSSIPQLWHQNGRCPEDTIPIRRTKKGDVPRASFIERFGKNMRRTILNATSIESNRNNNRHEHAIVYVRGGKYYGAKATINVWNPKLEHEDEFSLSQLWILGGPTEVLNTIEAGWHVDPFLYGDHRTRLFTFWTGDGYKSVGCYNLQCSGFVQVNKEVALGATIYPISSYGGRQYEITLSLWKDPKTGNWWLQYGNQSPVGGIQEVVRQAWRRYGHYSPWVRVALIPH